From one Clostridia bacterium genomic stretch:
- a CDS encoding XdhC family protein, which translates to MNAATINSYSRQAAIIAQLVTELEKGQGQVLVTIVKAPPAYSSWLGEKIIVGRQGETAGALPTGKLQEKALEVASQVWTSRLPQLASIPVNEVGAEDQDDQEEVVLFADPIFPLPEMIILGGGHVAQPLAALAKTVGFQVTVIDDRPDFASQERFPQADRIICADFAQALKEIQVGPQSYLVIVTRGHQYDYFCLRETIGLPAAYIGMIGSRTKVRGTKKRLLEEGIDPELIEQVHAPIGINIGAETPEEIAVSIMAEIIAIRRGRPAPGSMKASS; encoded by the coding sequence GTGAATGCTGCTACAATCAACAGTTATAGCCGCCAGGCTGCCATCATTGCCCAACTGGTAACAGAGCTGGAAAAGGGCCAAGGGCAGGTGCTAGTTACTATAGTTAAAGCTCCGCCTGCGTACTCCAGCTGGTTGGGGGAAAAAATAATAGTGGGCCGCCAGGGCGAAACAGCAGGAGCTCTGCCTACAGGTAAGCTCCAAGAGAAAGCCTTGGAGGTGGCCAGCCAGGTCTGGACGTCCCGCCTTCCTCAGCTAGCCAGTATCCCGGTCAATGAGGTGGGTGCCGAAGACCAAGACGACCAAGAAGAAGTCGTTCTGTTCGCCGATCCCATCTTCCCGCTTCCGGAAATGATAATTCTGGGCGGGGGCCATGTGGCTCAACCCCTGGCAGCTCTGGCCAAGACGGTGGGATTTCAGGTGACTGTGATCGATGACCGGCCCGACTTTGCTAGCCAAGAACGGTTTCCTCAGGCCGACCGCATCATCTGCGCCGACTTTGCCCAGGCCCTGAAAGAAATTCAAGTTGGCCCGCAGAGTTACCTAGTCATCGTCACCCGGGGCCATCAGTACGACTATTTTTGCCTACGGGAAACTATAGGCCTACCGGCCGCTTACATCGGCATGATCGGCAGCCGGACCAAAGTGCGAGGAACCAAGAAAAGGTTGCTCGAAGAGGGCATAGACCCCGAGCTCATCGAGCAAGTGCATGCGCCCATTGGCATCAATATCGGGGCAGAGACGCCAGAGGAAATCGCCGTCAGCATCATGGCCGAGATTATTGCCATACGCCGGGGCCGCCCTGCCCCCGGCAGCATGAAGGCCAGCAGCTGA
- a CDS encoding aminotransferase class V-fold PLP-dependent enzyme — MIYLNNAATSWPKPESVYQAADQALRCFNESPGRASNHQGQLASPERALLEARELLAQLFNIGQPENIVFTANATEALNTVIRGLLGPGDHMVISSMEHNSVARPAWALKASGVEVTIAECAPDGSLDPKVLEACLRPQTKLVALTHASNVTGTIMPVAEVGEMLAQHKPKPLFLVDAAQTAGELPIDVEAANIDFLAFTGHKALFGPPGTGGLYLRHPEAVKPLKYGGTGTQSELTTQPPFLPDKFESGTPNAPGIAALAAGVKFVCQVGIEAIRRQGEELTGLLLEGLQTIPEVTVYGPKDPARQVPVVSINLAGLSAGEAAAWLAEKYEIITRSGLHCAPLAHRTIGTLEQGTLRLSLGFFNRPAEIRTLLSALRELVQIAKP, encoded by the coding sequence TTGATCTATCTCAACAATGCCGCTACTTCCTGGCCCAAGCCAGAGTCGGTATACCAAGCAGCCGACCAAGCCTTGCGCTGCTTTAACGAAAGCCCGGGTCGAGCCAGCAACCACCAGGGGCAGCTGGCTTCGCCGGAAAGAGCCTTGCTCGAGGCTCGAGAGCTCTTAGCCCAGCTGTTTAATATTGGCCAGCCGGAGAATATCGTTTTCACCGCCAATGCTACCGAAGCCCTAAATACAGTGATTCGGGGCCTCCTCGGACCGGGCGATCACATGGTTATCAGCAGCATGGAGCACAATTCCGTGGCCCGCCCAGCTTGGGCCTTAAAAGCCAGTGGAGTCGAGGTTACCATCGCTGAATGCGCCCCGGACGGAAGCCTCGACCCCAAAGTACTTGAGGCTTGCCTCCGGCCCCAGACCAAACTGGTGGCTTTAACCCATGCCTCCAACGTTACCGGTACCATCATGCCCGTCGCCGAGGTCGGGGAGATGCTTGCTCAGCACAAGCCTAAACCCCTTTTCCTGGTGGATGCCGCCCAGACCGCCGGGGAGCTGCCCATCGACGTGGAGGCAGCCAATATCGACTTCCTGGCCTTTACCGGCCACAAGGCCCTATTTGGCCCTCCCGGCACCGGCGGGCTTTATCTGCGCCACCCGGAAGCAGTGAAGCCGCTAAAATACGGTGGAACCGGCACCCAATCAGAACTCACTACCCAGCCGCCGTTTCTACCTGACAAGTTTGAAAGCGGTACCCCCAATGCCCCCGGGATCGCCGCCCTGGCCGCAGGAGTAAAGTTCGTCTGCCAGGTGGGCATAGAAGCTATCCGTAGGCAAGGGGAAGAGCTCACTGGCCTCTTGCTAGAAGGGCTGCAAACCATTCCGGAAGTCACCGTGTATGGGCCTAAGGACCCTGCCCGGCAGGTGCCGGTAGTTTCCATTAACTTGGCTGGCCTCTCGGCCGGGGAAGCAGCCGCCTGGCTGGCTGAGAAATACGAGATTATTACTCGCTCGGGGCTCCACTGCGCCCCCCTAGCCCACCGCACCATCGGCACCCTGGAGCAGGGAACTTTGCGCCTCAGCCTGGGCTTCTTTAACCGTCCGGCCGAGATCAGGACCCTGCTGTCCGCCCTGAGGGAGCTCGTGCAGATAGCAAAACCATAG
- a CDS encoding XdhC family protein: protein MDPLTLYRSARQALEQGRPACMVTIVKTRGSTPRSAGSKMLVYRDGTCLGTIGGGCGEAEARQQALRALDTGQSFYYTISLTSDIAASEGMACGGYMELFLEPILAPQPEASPTAPAP from the coding sequence ATGGATCCTTTGACCTTATATCGATCGGCTCGCCAGGCGCTCGAGCAAGGTCGGCCAGCCTGTATGGTCACCATCGTCAAGACCAGGGGGTCCACTCCCCGTTCCGCCGGGTCCAAGATGCTGGTCTATCGCGATGGTACCTGCCTTGGGACCATCGGCGGCGGCTGCGGAGAAGCCGAAGCTCGGCAGCAAGCCCTGCGGGCCTTAGACACTGGGCAGTCCTTTTACTACACCATCAGCCTGACTTCAGATATTGCCGCCAGCGAAGGCATGGCCTGCGGCGGCTATATGGAACTGTTTTTGGAGCCCATCCTGGCTCCACAACCTGAGGCTAGCCCCACCGCCCCAGCTCCGTAA
- a CDS encoding ECF transporter S component, protein MGLRRLLFPVGLILILALLVAGSIGNGLLARQGWGLLTTEMVLVSLALFYWSFEQRQAPSREIALIATLGTLAAVGRVAFAALPGIQPTTFLAIISGLVFGPQAGFMVGSTAALVSNFFLGQGPWTPWQMFAWGLAGASGGWLGKLFPRLGRNGLAGMGLIWGYWFGWIMNIWSWTAFIQPLNWQSFVATYAASFWFDTLHAFGNAGFCLLFGETLIKALLRFRRRLKTA, encoded by the coding sequence ATGGGGTTGAGACGCCTCCTTTTCCCGGTGGGTTTAATACTTATCCTAGCGCTATTGGTGGCCGGCTCCATTGGCAATGGCCTCCTGGCCCGGCAGGGGTGGGGCCTCCTAACCACCGAGATGGTATTAGTGAGCTTGGCCCTGTTTTACTGGAGCTTTGAGCAACGGCAGGCACCATCGCGGGAAATAGCCCTAATTGCCACCCTGGGGACGCTAGCGGCAGTAGGGCGGGTGGCCTTTGCCGCTTTGCCTGGGATCCAGCCCACTACTTTTTTGGCCATTATTTCTGGTTTGGTGTTTGGGCCCCAAGCTGGGTTTATGGTTGGCTCCACCGCTGCCCTGGTCTCCAATTTCTTTCTCGGGCAAGGGCCCTGGACCCCCTGGCAGATGTTTGCTTGGGGCTTAGCTGGGGCTTCGGGCGGCTGGCTAGGAAAGCTGTTCCCGCGCTTGGGGCGGAATGGGTTGGCTGGGATGGGCTTAATCTGGGGCTACTGGTTTGGCTGGATTATGAATATCTGGTCCTGGACGGCTTTCATCCAGCCCCTGAACTGGCAGTCCTTTGTGGCTACTTATGCAGCCAGCTTTTGGTTTGATACCCTCCATGCCTTTGGCAACGCTGGCTTTTGTCTTTTGTTTGGCGAAACCTTAATTAAGGCATTGCTTCGGTTTCGGCGCAGGCTGAAGACCGCTTAG
- a CDS encoding ATP-binding cassette domain-containing protein, whose protein sequence is MALFAIKNLTYYYPESQRPALDDINLSIEEGELLLVVGGSGSGKSSLARALARLIPDFYGGRLTGEITFRGQDLTAMSQRQLAREVGMVFQDPEKQLVMTSVEAELAFGLENLGLPREEMTRRVAEITSFFNLLGMEGEFTANLSGGQKQKVALASVMAMQPQVLILDEPTSQLDPVAAEDFFNLVKRLNEELGLTVILIEQRLERCYHLADRVALMADGKVFYQGPPSQVAGLAARSGVPLAPPVARFFGGLGFDPVPVTVKEGREVLRCHLRYPRPELVGPKKTEGRPAELSLRTRREGSTPPLLGLDRVWYTYPSGKEALQEVSCQINPGELVVVLGANGAGKSTLLRVMAGILKPGRGKRKPSQPDLRVAYLSQNPSDYLLHDRVEEELQFTLDNFSLEGGAVIDKVLKRLGLEACRHSHPRDLSSGEQQRVALASVLVVNPQLLLLDEPTRGMDYQLKAELGKILRDLVGEGTGIVLVTHDVEFAAEYADRIIMMSSGRIIADGPKHQVLGQSFFYTTQLGKMCRGYAQGILTLTEAQARLAPALELPDRKVEVGHESLRL, encoded by the coding sequence TTGGCCCTATTTGCGATCAAAAATCTGACCTACTATTATCCCGAGAGCCAGAGGCCAGCCCTGGATGATATTAACCTGAGTATCGAGGAAGGCGAGTTGCTTTTGGTAGTCGGAGGCTCGGGATCGGGCAAGTCCTCCTTGGCGCGGGCCTTGGCCCGGCTAATTCCCGATTTTTACGGGGGGCGGCTCACTGGGGAGATCACTTTTCGGGGTCAGGACCTAACGGCCATGAGTCAGCGCCAGCTGGCCCGGGAGGTAGGGATGGTATTCCAGGACCCGGAAAAGCAGCTGGTGATGACCAGCGTGGAAGCTGAGCTGGCCTTTGGGCTGGAGAACCTAGGCCTGCCTCGGGAGGAAATGACCCGGCGGGTGGCGGAGATCACCAGCTTCTTCAATCTCTTGGGGATGGAGGGAGAGTTTACCGCCAACCTCTCCGGCGGCCAGAAACAGAAGGTGGCCTTGGCATCAGTGATGGCCATGCAGCCGCAAGTGTTGATTTTGGATGAGCCCACTTCGCAGCTGGATCCGGTGGCGGCGGAGGATTTCTTCAACCTGGTTAAACGGTTGAACGAGGAGTTGGGCCTGACCGTCATCCTAATTGAGCAGCGTTTGGAGCGCTGCTACCACTTAGCCGACCGGGTAGCCTTGATGGCGGACGGGAAGGTATTCTATCAAGGTCCACCTTCCCAGGTAGCTGGATTGGCGGCGCGGTCGGGAGTGCCGTTAGCCCCTCCGGTGGCACGCTTCTTTGGCGGGCTGGGCTTTGACCCGGTACCGGTTACGGTCAAGGAGGGGCGCGAGGTGTTGCGCTGCCACCTCAGGTATCCCAGGCCGGAGCTGGTCGGGCCTAAGAAAACCGAAGGCAGGCCGGCTGAGCTATCCCTCAGGACGCGTAGGGAGGGGTCAACCCCTCCGCTCCTTGGGCTGGACCGGGTTTGGTACACCTACCCCAGCGGCAAGGAAGCACTACAGGAGGTAAGCTGCCAGATCAACCCTGGAGAGCTGGTAGTGGTGCTGGGAGCCAACGGCGCCGGCAAATCCACTTTGCTGCGGGTCATGGCGGGGATCTTAAAGCCAGGCCGGGGAAAGCGAAAGCCATCTCAGCCCGACCTTCGGGTGGCCTATCTGTCCCAAAACCCCAGCGATTACTTGCTCCATGACCGGGTGGAGGAGGAGCTGCAATTTACCTTGGACAATTTTAGCCTCGAAGGTGGGGCAGTGATCGATAAGGTATTAAAGAGGTTGGGTTTGGAGGCTTGTCGCCACTCCCACCCGCGGGATTTGAGTAGCGGGGAGCAACAGCGGGTGGCCCTGGCCTCGGTGCTGGTAGTTAATCCCCAGCTCTTGCTGTTAGATGAGCCCACCCGGGGAATGGACTACCAGTTGAAAGCCGAACTAGGCAAGATTCTAAGGGATTTGGTTGGAGAGGGAACTGGGATAGTTTTGGTTACCCACGATGTGGAGTTTGCGGCCGAATACGCGGACCGGATCATTATGATGTCTTCAGGGCGGATAATTGCCGATGGCCCCAAGCACCAGGTGCTGGGGCAATCCTTCTTTTATACCACCCAGCTGGGCAAAATGTGCCGGGGCTATGCTCAGGGGATATTAACCCTGACCGAGGCCCAAGCCAGGCTAGCCCCAGCGTTGGAGCTGCCTGATAGGAAAGTTGAAGTCGGCCATGAGAGCCTACGGCTTTAA
- a CDS encoding DUF3343 domain-containing protein — protein sequence MANQEKVQLFTFSSTFQAIKAEKLAQEAGLTARLIPMPGQLSSLCGLALEVKAGEAAQAQAILVAGGIKIDQQVEAQRLQGRLQII from the coding sequence ATGGCCAACCAGGAGAAAGTGCAGCTATTTACTTTCTCATCTACCTTCCAAGCTATTAAAGCGGAGAAGCTGGCCCAAGAGGCAGGCCTGACCGCCCGCTTAATCCCCATGCCCGGACAGCTAAGTTCCCTGTGCGGGCTAGCCCTGGAAGTTAAAGCCGGAGAAGCGGCCCAAGCCCAAGCCATCTTGGTAGCCGGTGGGATCAAGATAGATCAGCAAGTCGAGGCCCAGCGGCTCCAAGGCCGCCTCCAAATCATCTAA